From the Macaca thibetana thibetana isolate TM-01 chromosome 12, ASM2454274v1, whole genome shotgun sequence genome, one window contains:
- the LOC126932167 gene encoding UDP-glucuronosyltransferase 1A7-like: MAFAGWNSLLPLSVCLLLTCGFAKAGKLRVVPMDGSHWFTMLSVVEKLILRGHEVVVVMPEVSWQLERSLNCTVKTYSTSYTLEDLDREFMAFANAQWEAEVRSLFSLLMSSSKCLEFSFSHCRSLFNDQKLVEYLKESSFDAVFLDPFDLCGLIVAKYFSLPSVVFTRGIFCHYVEEGTQCPASLSYSPRYVSGFSYAMTFKERVWNHIFYLGEYLFCPHFFKNALKIASEILQTPVTAYDLYSHTSIWLLRTDFVSDPPKPVMPNMVFIGGINCHQGKPVPKHRA; this comes from the exons ATGGCTTTTGCAGGGTGGAATAGCCTCCTTCCCCTATCTGTGTGTCTACTGCTGACCTGTGGCTTTGCCAAGGCAGGCAAGCTGCGGGTAGTGCCCATGGATGGGAGCCACTGGTTCACCATGCTGTCAGTGGTGGAGAAACTCATTCTCAGGGGGCATGAGGTGGTCGTAGTCATGCCAGAGGTGAGTTGGCAACTGGAAAGATCACTGAATTGCACAGTGAAGACTTATTCAACCTCATACACTCTGGAGGATCTGGACCGGGAGTTCATGGCTTTTGCCAATGCTCAATGGGAAGCAGAAGTACGAAgcttattttctctattaatgAGTTCATCTAAATGTTTGGAATTTAGTTTTTCACATTGCAGGAGTTTGTTTAATGACCAAAAATTAGTAGAATACTTAAAGGAGAGTTCTTTTGATGCAGTGTTTCTGGATCCTTTCGATCTGTGTGGCTTAATTGTTGCCAAAtatttctccctcccctctgtgGTCTTCACCAGAGGAATATTTTGTCATTATGTTGAAGAAGGTACACAGTGCCCTGCTTCTCTTTCCTACAGCCCTAGATATGTCTCAGGGTTTTCATATGCCATGACTTTTAAGGAGAGAGTATGGAACCACATCTTCTACTTAGGGGAATATTTATTTTGCCCGCATTTTTTCAAAAATGCCTTAAAAATAGCCTCTGAAATTCTCCAAACACCTGTCACAGCATATGATCTCTACAGCCACACATCAATTTGGTTGTTGCGAACGGACTTTGTTTCGGACCCTCCCAAACCCGTGATGCCCAACATGGTCTTCATTGGTGGTATCAACTGCCATCAAGGAAAGCCAGTGCCTAAG CACAGGGCATGA